GGAGAGTATAGATATAACGCATTTTAATTACATTAGTGCCTCTCGCGAAGGCAGCAGCTGGTTGTTCGCCCACTGTACGTAAGATTAAGCCACCTTGGGTACGATAGAAATAAAACCATGAACCAAGAATTAAAATATAGCTGCTATAAACTAACAGATCGCTCTGAAATAGAAGTTTCCCCAAAACAGGAATGTTCTCTAAAATAGGGATTTTAAAACTCGGAACCGTAATTCCCTCGACTCTGACAACGGGATTGCCTAAAAAAGAAGATAAATCACTACACATCAGTGCCAATACAAATCCAATTGATACTTGAGATTGCTTGAGGGTAATTGCGCCAACTGCTACGACTAAAGCGATCGCAGCGCCAACTAGCGCCGCCGCCGCAAATCCTAAGAGCAGGCTATTCGAGAACTTCGCTACCGCAAAGCCTGTCATCGCTGACATTAAGATCGTCCCTTCGGCAGATAGGTTAATCACGCCAGCCCGTTCAGTAATAGTTTCGCCAATGCTGGCAAAAATCAGAGGTGTAGAAGTTGCGATCGCTGTAGCCAGAATTGTGATTATATCCATAGTTTTTATAGCGATAGTGACTAAGAGAACCCCCTCTAACTCCCCCTTGCAAAGGGGGAGGATTTAAGTCTCCCCCCTTTGCAAGGGGGGATTAAGGGGGGTAAGAACAGAAATTCATGCTAGATAGGAATCTTCTCGAACACGCACTAAGAATGAGCGGGTTCTTTAGATAACTTTGCTAAACCTTCGCCAAGAATAGCGAATAGTAGCAATGCGCCTTGAATAATTCCAGAAAGTGAAGAATCTAAATTTAGAGATAGAGGTAACTCTAGACTACCAACATTGAGAGAGCTAAATAGAAACGCGATCGGCAAAACCAAAAAGGGATTGTAATTAATCAGCATGACTACTAGCAGCGCTAAAAATCCTAAATTGCTAGAAACATTGGGAATGAGCCGATGGAATACAGCGACTACCTGCAAAGAGCCAGCGATACCAGCTAATGCACCACAGATGACAAAACTGCTCAGCATTTGCGCGATCGCAGGAATTCCCAATACATAGGCAGCTCGTAGATTATTACCCACCGCCTTTAGTTTTAAGCCAAAGTAAGTGGCTCTAATCACGATCGCAGTCACAATCAAGGCAACTATAGCGATCGCTAAGGCGATCGGACTAAAATCCGTATTGCCCACAGTAGGTAAAGCTAAAGCATCGCTAAATGGCTCAGTGCCACTCATCGAGGCAACTCCCGATCGCTTCCACGGGCCAAAGACTAGATAAAGAGCTAATCCCTGTGCGGTGAAGTTCATGCCCAAACCAGCAAAAATCTCGCTGACTTTGCCATAGATATTTAATAATCCTGTTAGTAAGCCCCATAAGCCACCGCCAACAATGCCAAATAATATGGCAAGCGTAATCGCGATCGCAGGGGAAAACCCTTCGGGAATAAGTCTGAGCAATAATGTCGAGGCGATCGCGCCTGCTGTAATTTGCCCTTCGATACCTAAGTTATATAAACCTGCGGTAAAGGTAAAAATCAAGCCACAGGAAGCAAGTAATAAAGGGCAAAGAGTAGAAATAACCCTAGCAAAGCGATCGCTACTGCCAAAAGCTCCATTCCACATACCCATCGCAACCTGAGGTGGTGAGCCACTTGATAGCAAGATCACCGCCGCAATGAACAATAGCGCCGCCACAAAAGCCCCAATCCGAAAGTAGACAACTTTAGGGAATTTTTTGAGAATTTGAAAGTTTTGTGAGAAATTTTGTAAGGGACTATGCAAACTTTCCTCCGATCGCTTGACCTAGTTTATCGACTGTTAAAGTTTTCGCATCAATGAGCTGTGAGACCTTGCCGCCGCAAAATACGAGAATGCGATCGCTATATTGCAAAATCTCATCGAGATCAGAAGATGTGAATAAAATCATCATTCCTTTTTCGCAACGCGCCATCATCTGTTTCCAAATCCATAGGGTCGATTCGATGTCTAATCCTCTGGTTAGCTGTTCCATTAATAGTAGATTTAAATGATCTGGCAAAAGTGATATTTGGGTGCGCTGCTGATTACCTCCCGATAATCTTTCAACCTTAGTAGAGGGTTTCCCACGAATATTAAAAGTCTCAATCGCCTCATGTGCAAACTTGCGTGTATCCCGCCAATTGATTAAAAAGCCTGAATGCGATTGGCGCAACATGAAATGCTCATGGATCGATAGACCTCGAATCAATCCATCCTGTAAGCGATCGGCTGGCAAATAGCCAATTCCTGCCTTCAGGAAATTACTATAGGCGCGATTAGTCATATCCACATCACTAATGCGAATCTTGCCAGCGTTCGGCTTCAGTAAACCAGCACAGGCTAGCAATAGCAATTGCTGTCCATTGCCTTCCAAGCCCGCCAGCCCGATCACCTCGCCCGATTTAATCGTTAATTTGTCAATCTGCAAACTTAAGCGATCGCCATCAATCTGCAAGTCCTGAATTACTAAAGCGGGTTCCGTTTGCTGAATGTTGATCTCATGTTTTGCGGGTATGGCTAGCTCACGACCAAACATCATATCCACTAAAGACGATGCTAACTCATTAGATTCTCGACCTTTGACCTCAGCTTCACCAATCACCTTGCCCTGACGCATCACCATCAGGCGATCGCATAGCTCTTCTACATCTTCTAATTTATGCGAGACAAAAATGATGGATTTCCCGTCCGCAGCTAGTTGCTTGACCGCTGTAAATAAAGCAGTTTTTTGGGATGCCGAAATACCTGTAGTTGGCTCATCAAGGATTAAAGTCTTGACTCCAAGAGACAAAAGCCGAAGTATTTCTAACTGCTGACGCTCTCCTACTGTGAGATTAGCTAGGCGATCGTTAGGAGGTAAGTCAAAGCCAAAAGTTGCGGATAGCTGCCGAAGTTCTCTAATTAAATCATTACGATTGCTGCTAGTTTTAGATCTTTTTTTGCCTAAAGTACTTCTCCCAGCCATGAAATTATCAAGTACCGACAGAGAAGGAAAGTCTAAAGGATCTTGATGCAGCATCCCAATTCCTGCGCAGATTGCATCCGCAGGAGTTTTAATGTCAACTTCCATTCCATCTAATACAATCTTGCCAGAGTCCTTAGTAATAAATCCACTCAGGACTTTAGATAAAGTGCTTTTCCCAGCACCATTTTCACCCAAGATGCCATAGACTGTTCCAGCCTCAACAGTCATGGAAATGTCATGATTTGCCTTGACATTCCCAAAGGATTTATAAATATGGCTTAGTTCAACTTTCATGTTTATCCCATAAGGCATTTTCTCTTGTAAAATTTACCCCACCCTAGCCCTCCCCTTGCAAAGGGGAGGGAACAAGATTTCTAGTTTTCCCCCTTTGCAAGGGGGGAATTA
The Pseudanabaena sp. BC1403 genome window above contains:
- a CDS encoding ABC transporter permease — encoded protein: MDIITILATAIATSTPLIFASIGETITERAGVINLSAEGTILMSAMTGFAVAKFSNSLLLGFAAAALVGAAIALVVAVGAITLKQSQVSIGFVLALMCSDLSSFLGNPVVRVEGITVPSFKIPILENIPVLGKLLFQSDLLVYSSYILILGSWFYFYRTQGGLILRTVGEQPAAAFARGTNVIKMRYIYTLLGGALMGIAGAAFSLDFKAGWSHRHTAGYGWIALAIVIFGGWNPLRVALGAYLFGILQSLASVAQSAIPEVPTQVFNTAPFVLMILMLALTSGEWLDRLISALPRSLKQGILNTVRTTPPASLGKVFDQD
- a CDS encoding ABC transporter permease, giving the protein MHSPLQNFSQNFQILKKFPKVVYFRIGAFVAALLFIAAVILLSSGSPPQVAMGMWNGAFGSSDRFARVISTLCPLLLASCGLIFTFTAGLYNLGIEGQITAGAIASTLLLRLIPEGFSPAIAITLAILFGIVGGGLWGLLTGLLNIYGKVSEIFAGLGMNFTAQGLALYLVFGPWKRSGVASMSGTEPFSDALALPTVGNTDFSPIALAIAIVALIVTAIVIRATYFGLKLKAVGNNLRAAYVLGIPAIAQMLSSFVICGALAGIAGSLQVVAVFHRLIPNVSSNLGFLALLVVMLINYNPFLVLPIAFLFSSLNVGSLELPLSLNLDSSLSGIIQGALLLFAILGEGLAKLSKEPAHS
- a CDS encoding ABC transporter ATP-binding protein → MKVELSHIYKSFGNVKANHDISMTVEAGTVYGILGENGAGKSTLSKVLSGFITKDSGKIVLDGMEVDIKTPADAICAGIGMLHQDPLDFPSLSVLDNFMAGRSTLGKKRSKTSSNRNDLIRELRQLSATFGFDLPPNDRLANLTVGERQQLEILRLLSLGVKTLILDEPTTGISASQKTALFTAVKQLAADGKSIIFVSHKLEDVEELCDRLMVMRQGKVIGEAEVKGRESNELASSLVDMMFGRELAIPAKHEINIQQTEPALVIQDLQIDGDRLSLQIDKLTIKSGEVIGLAGLEGNGQQLLLLACAGLLKPNAGKIRISDVDMTNRAYSNFLKAGIGYLPADRLQDGLIRGLSIHEHFMLRQSHSGFLINWRDTRKFAHEAIETFNIRGKPSTKVERLSGGNQQRTQISLLPDHLNLLLMEQLTRGLDIESTLWIWKQMMARCEKGMMILFTSSDLDEILQYSDRILVFCGGKVSQLIDAKTLTVDKLGQAIGGKFA